In Candidatus Woesebacteria bacterium, one DNA window encodes the following:
- a CDS encoding Cell division protein FtsI [Peptidoglycan synthetase], producing the protein MDSRIRIISIFFWLSFLAIILRLFFWQVIKARDLQERAKGQYQHQTEVSAPRGQILADDGSYLAGTTEGWLVYAYKPEVKESFEKIASSLVPFLVSKENEGESKGNFLSELKQKIVNLLSNKDINWVALASRIDSETKKNIEAMNISGIGFEEQDLRVYPEASSSAHILGFVGKDENGLDKGYFGIEGYYDSILSGRKGYILRQKDALGGIVFSDWLREVGAQEGVDLKTHINKGLQIMVEQKLKEGIEKYGAKGGTVIVMEPKTGAIKVMASFPSYDPFYYFKYDNSVFKNPAISNSFEPGSVFKVIVMASALDAGVVRPETECDICGGPLKIDKYFINTWNNKYNPNSTMTQVIVNSDNVGMSFVAFRLDKEKMFDYLNRFGFGKLTGIDLQGEVAPPLRNRNEWSDVDLATASFGQGIAVTPIQLVKAVGAIANRGIMVKPVVVDKVLIDGVNKDIKTQTEGRVISEKAALEITAMMVEAAKNGESKWTYLKGFKVAGKTGTAQIPIAGHYDPEKTMASFIGFAPYDDPKFVMLVVLSEPSSSPWASETAAPLWYNIAKDLFLFYGIHPDDK; encoded by the coding sequence ATGGATTCGCGCATACGAATCATTAGTATCTTCTTTTGGCTTTCATTTTTGGCAATTATTTTAAGACTTTTCTTTTGGCAGGTTATTAAAGCTCGTGATTTACAAGAAAGAGCTAAAGGCCAATATCAGCACCAAACTGAAGTTTCAGCTCCTCGAGGCCAGATTTTAGCAGACGATGGTTCTTACCTAGCTGGAACTACCGAAGGGTGGTTAGTTTATGCTTATAAACCTGAAGTCAAAGAGAGTTTTGAAAAGATAGCTTCTTCTTTGGTTCCATTTTTGGTTTCGAAGGAGAATGAAGGGGAAAGTAAAGGCAATTTTTTGTCTGAACTGAAACAGAAGATAGTGAATTTATTATCAAATAAGGACATTAATTGGGTTGCCTTGGCATCAAGAATTGACAGCGAGACTAAGAAAAATATTGAAGCGATGAATATTTCAGGCATTGGTTTTGAAGAGCAGGATTTAAGAGTCTACCCTGAGGCTTCAAGCTCTGCTCACATTTTAGGTTTTGTTGGCAAAGATGAAAATGGTTTGGATAAGGGATATTTTGGGATTGAAGGTTATTACGATTCCATATTATCAGGTAGGAAAGGTTATATCTTGAGGCAAAAAGATGCTTTGGGGGGGATTGTCTTTTCGGATTGGTTGAGGGAAGTAGGAGCACAAGAAGGTGTTGATTTAAAAACACATATTAATAAGGGCTTGCAGATAATGGTAGAGCAAAAACTCAAGGAAGGAATTGAAAAATATGGAGCTAAGGGAGGAACTGTTATTGTTATGGAACCTAAAACTGGAGCAATCAAAGTGATGGCTTCTTTCCCTTCTTATGATCCCTTTTATTATTTTAAATACGATAACTCTGTCTTTAAGAACCCAGCTATTTCTAATTCTTTTGAACCGGGATCAGTCTTTAAAGTGATTGTTATGGCCTCCGCTCTTGATGCTGGTGTGGTTCGTCCTGAGACAGAATGTGATATTTGCGGTGGTCCTCTGAAAATTGATAAGTATTTCATTAATACTTGGAATAATAAATATAATCCTAATTCGACAATGACTCAGGTAATAGTTAATTCTGACAATGTTGGAATGTCTTTTGTTGCCTTTAGATTGGATAAGGAAAAAATGTTTGATTATTTAAATAGATTTGGTTTTGGAAAATTAACAGGTATTGATTTGCAAGGAGAGGTTGCTCCTCCTTTAAGAAATAGGAATGAGTGGAGTGATGTTGATTTGGCAACGGCCTCGTTTGGGCAGGGTATAGCGGTGACACCAATTCAATTGGTTAAAGCGGTGGGAGCAATAGCCAATAGAGGAATAATGGTTAAGCCGGTTGTGGTAGATAAAGTGTTGATTGATGGAGTTAATAAAGATATCAAGACTCAGACTGAAGGAAGAGTAATTAGTGAAAAAGCAGCACTTGAGATAACGGCAATGATGGTTGAGGCTGCCAAAAACGGAGAGTCAAAATGGACATATCTTAAAGGATTTAAAGTTGCAGGCAAGACTGGCACAGCTCAAATTCCGATAGCTGGTCATTATGATCCTGAAAAGACGATGGCTTCTTTTATCGGTTTTGCTCCTTATGATGATCCCAAGTTTGTGATGCTTGTTGTTTTGTCAGAACCTTCTTCTTCTCCTTGGGCCTCAGAAACGGCAGCTCCCCTTTGGTATAATATCGCAAAAGACTTGTTTTTGTTTTACGGCATTCACCCGGATGATAAATAG
- a CDS encoding rRNA small subunit methyltransferase H, which produces MKEEVLHKPVLAERLIDLLNLSRFAHSKLRGKLIDATFGLGGYERLMTELNLDILGIEIDPKTIKEAEKVVSGFCGSRLSFRLVQGNFRDIKDIAEKENFVEVDAIIFDLGVSSFQLDSPSYGISFRYPESLLDMRLEREISEIKASDLLNTLSESQLTSLFEVVLNENLSRRIARLVTETRKKKSFEKVKDLLELIDKLSLKKGKLHPATKVFLALRMAVNSELENLKSALPDSFSLLKKGGRLSVISFHSGEDKIVKDFFESLRDRGLGNLLTRKPIAPFEDEILANPRSRSARLRVIEKI; this is translated from the coding sequence ATGAAAGAAGAGGTTTTACATAAACCGGTTTTAGCAGAAAGGCTAATTGATTTATTAAACCTTTCTCGTTTCGCACATTCAAAATTACGAGGCAAGCTGATAGATGCAACTTTTGGTCTTGGAGGTTATGAGAGGCTGATGACTGAGTTGAATTTGGATATTTTGGGTATTGAGATTGACCCTAAGACCATAAAAGAAGCAGAAAAAGTGGTATCTGGCTTTTGTGGAAGTAGATTAAGCTTTAGGCTTGTTCAGGGAAATTTTAGAGATATTAAAGACATCGCTGAGAAGGAAAATTTTGTAGAAGTTGACGCAATTATTTTTGACTTGGGTGTTTCAAGTTTTCAACTTGATTCTCCTTCTTATGGCATTTCTTTTAGGTATCCTGAAAGCCTGCTTGATATGAGGCTTGAGAGAGAGATTAGTGAGATTAAAGCGTCTGATTTACTCAATACTCTAAGCGAAAGTCAGCTGACAAGTCTTTTTGAAGTGGTCCTAAATGAGAATCTATCAAGGAGAATTGCAAGATTGGTGACCGAGACTAGGAAGAAGAAAAGCTTTGAAAAGGTAAAAGATCTTTTGGAATTGATAGATAAGCTTAGTTTAAAAAAGGGAAAATTACACCCTGCAACCAAAGTTTTCTTGGCTTTGAGGATGGCAGTTAACAGTGAGCTTGAAAATCTTAAATCAGCCTTGCCCGATTCTTTTTCTCTTCTTAAGAAGGGAGGGAGGCTATCTGTAATTAGTTTTCATTCTGGTGAAGATAAGATTGTTAAGGATTTTTTTGAAAGTTTAAGAGACAGGGGTCTTGGTAATTTATTAACTAGGAAACCGATCGCACCTTTTGAGGATGAGATATTAGCAAATCCTCGCTCAAGGAGTGCAAGGTTAAGAGTTATTGAGAAAATATGA